The DNA window AGTGGCTGAGCGACGATGCCGAGGGTTTGGTACGGGAGTTTTTGGCCGGGCACGCCGGATATCACCAGGCCGGAACGACGCGGATGTCCCGGACGCCCGAGGGCGGCGTCGTCGATGCGAACCTCGAAGTGCACGGGGTGCGCGGGCTGTACGTCGCGAGCACCTCGGTGCTCCCCACGTCGAGTCAGGCCAACCCGACGCTGCTCGGGATCGCGCTGGGAGTGCGGCTTGCCGATCGCCTCGCTACGGCCCGAACCGCTTGCCGGCCGACAGATTTCAGGACAGCTTGACCGGTCAGCGTCGCCCGGCCAGCACCTGCGCGATGACCTCCAGAAAGCGGCGCGCGACGATGTCGACGTCGCAGCGCTGCGCGTAGTCGCGCGCCGCCTCGGCGCCGCGCCGGGCCGCCACGACCGGATCGGCCAGCATGTCGAACGCGGCGGCCAGCCCGACAACGTCGTCGATGCCGATCGGCGGGCAACCCGACGGCTGGTATTCGGGCAGACCGCCGGCGGTGGACACGACCGGCATCACCCCCAGCTGCATCGAGAGCACCTGCACGCCGCTTTGTGACGCGCGCCGGTAGTGCGAGATCGAGCCCTTCGCGGCGGCCAGCGTGGGAATGACGTCGGCGTAGCGGTAGCTGCCGGTGCGCCAACGCGTGTGCTTGGGCAGGGCGGCGGCATTCAGCGGCCCGTCCCCGATCAGCACCAGGTTGTCACCGTGCCAGCCGTCGCCGGCGATGTGGCGTTGCCAGGCCTCGAGCACGACGTCGACATTCTTGTAGGGATTGAGCCGGCCGAACATGACGAAGTCATGGCGTCCGTCGGGCCCGACGAACGGTGGAACCCGCTGCGGGTCCATGTCACTGGCGAGCGGCACCACGTGCACGGGCGTGCCGGCAACGTCGCGGCGGGTGGCGACCCCGGCGGCGACGTACTCGCAATAGGTGATGG is part of the Mycobacterium mantenii genome and encodes:
- a CDS encoding glycosyltransferase, which produces MLWLSPWTRPAVRVQSEALIRQGADVLLVTSDRHPESDAARDYELVLDPRFKTAATWPPTFKAWRRLRQYRPDVVIAEIVRDPRWIALAGSAPRIQVVHDDRPHDPGERVPSYERAVFDRWGAGSAATITYCEYVAAGVATRRDVAGTPVHVVPLASDMDPQRVPPFVGPDGRHDFVMFGRLNPYKNVDVVLEAWQRHIAGDGWHGDNLVLIGDGPLNAAALPKHTRWRTGSYRYADVIPTLAAAKGSISHYRRASQSGVQVLSMQLGVMPVVSTAGGLPEYQPSGCPPIGIDDVVGLAAAFDMLADPVVAARRGAEAARDYAQRCDVDIVARRFLEVIAQVLAGRR